The genomic segment AATGGTTTTCAATTAAAGAATTTACATGGGATAGAACAGGGGGAGATCCTATAACACAAGGTAATCGTAATCCTCTATTATATAAAAATATTGGTGCTGATGGTATCAAAACTGGTTATTTAGCTGTTGAAAAATATTCCTTAGCCTCTTCTTTAATAAGAAATGGAAGAAGATTAATTGCTGTTGGCAGTGGTTTTGAAACTAAAAATGCAAGATCTAGAGAAAGTTCTAAACTTTTAACTTATGGATTAACTAATTTTGATGTTGTCGAAATAAATAATGCAAATAAAACAATTGATAAAGTTGATGTTTGGCTTGGAAAAGAAGATCAAGTTGAGGTTTACGTTAATGAAAATATTTATAAAACAATCAAAAAAGCTAAAAAAGGATTATTAAAAGTTGCTTTAAAGTATGAAGGACCTGTTGAAGCACCGATTAAAAAAAATGATATGTTAGGAAAATTCAAAGTTGTTTATGATGAAGAGTTAATAGGTGAATACGAACTTTTGGCTGCTAAAGACATAGAGAGAGTAAATATCTTTACTAGATTAATAAAGTCTTTGAACTATTTAATCTGGGGTGATGTCTAGATATCCTGTAATAGTTTTTGAAGGTATAGAAGGTAGTGGTAAAAGCTTCCATATTTCTAATGTAGCGAAATATCTTAAAAAAAAGAATATAGATTTTATAAAAATTCGTGAACCAGGTGGTTCTATAAACTCTGAAAGAATTAGAAAATTAATTTTAAATAAGAAATCTAATTTTAATAAGATAACTGATTTATTGCTTTATCTTGCTTCCAGAAGTGAAAATATTGAACAATTAAAAAAAAGTTATAAAAAAAAAGTAATTTTGATTGATCGATTTACTGACTCTACAATTGCTTATCAACATTATGGCTTTGGCGTTGATATAAAATTAATAAACACTATCAATAATTTTATCCTAAAAAAATTTAAAGTTGATTATACATTTTTAAATATTGTTAATAAAAACAACATGATTAAGAGATTAAAAATTAGAAAATCACTTAATAGATACGATAAATTTAAGACTAGTTTTTATCAAAAAGTTCAAAGAGGTTTTGTAACATTGGCAAATAAAAATAAAAAAAAGTATACCATTATTAATTCGAATTATAATATTGATTATAATAAGAAAATTATATTACGAACAATAGATGAAATACTATGAGTAATTTACTACCTATAAATCAATATAAACTTTATGGCTTAGAAAAATATTTCACTGAACTTGTAAAGTTTTATAAAAACCAAAAATTTCCAAACAAGATTTTATTCAGTGGTCAAAAAGGTATCGGTAAATCTACATTAGCATTTCATTTTATAAACTATGTATTAACAATAGGTGAACAAGTAAGTTATGATGTGGAAAATTTTCAA from the Candidatus Pelagibacter sp. HIMB1321 genome contains:
- a CDS encoding D-alanyl-D-alanine carboxypeptidase family protein, with translation MFRIIIINLLSFIFLISNSNSNIEIKARTAILQDFLSGEILYEKEPDIQIYPASMTKIMTSIIAFDLIKSGDLSLDDKFIVSEKAWRLSTAGYSSMFIMVGDEVSVEDLLHGIITASGNDACIALAEGIAGTEEEFAILMTAKAKELGMDNTNFANSSGINDPDNYSTVRDILRMSRYLIQKHPDFYEWFSIKEFTWDRTGGDPITQGNRNPLLYKNIGADGIKTGYLAVEKYSLASSLIRNGRRLIAVGSGFETKNARSRESSKLLTYGLTNFDVVEINNANKTIDKVDVWLGKEDQVEVYVNENIYKTIKKAKKGLLKVALKYEGPVEAPIKKNDMLGKFKVVYDEELIGEYELLAAKDIERVNIFTRLIKSLNYLIWGDV
- the tmk gene encoding dTMP kinase: MSRYPVIVFEGIEGSGKSFHISNVAKYLKKKNIDFIKIREPGGSINSERIRKLILNKKSNFNKITDLLLYLASRSENIEQLKKSYKKKVILIDRFTDSTIAYQHYGFGVDIKLINTINNFILKKFKVDYTFLNIVNKNNMIKRLKIRKSLNRYDKFKTSFYQKVQRGFVTLANKNKKKYTIINSNYNIDYNKKIILRTIDEIL